A window from Methylocystis sp. MJC1 encodes these proteins:
- a CDS encoding PA2169 family four-helix-bundle protein: MENKEVIQTLNNLVEISRDGEQGFRTAAEQAQDPQLKTVFETAAQRCATGARELESEISQLGGTPARSTSIAGALHRLWTNVKSFITARSDKAILEEVERGEDVAKSAYEIAVAKPLPPRVHAIIDRQYRGVRENHDRVRNLRDRAA; encoded by the coding sequence ATGGAAAACAAAGAAGTCATCCAGACGCTCAACAATCTTGTCGAGATCAGCCGCGACGGCGAACAAGGCTTCCGCACGGCGGCCGAACAGGCGCAGGACCCTCAGCTCAAGACCGTCTTCGAGACCGCAGCCCAACGCTGCGCGACCGGCGCGCGCGAGCTCGAGTCGGAGATCTCGCAGCTCGGCGGAACGCCCGCACGGTCAACCTCTATTGCGGGCGCGCTGCATCGACTCTGGACCAACGTCAAATCCTTCATCACGGCGCGGAGCGACAAGGCTATCCTCGAAGAGGTCGAGCGCGGCGAGGACGTGGCCAAGTCGGCCTATGAGATCGCCGTCGCCAAGCCTCTTCCGCCGCGCGTGCATGCGATTATCGATCGGCAGTATCGCGGCGTGCGAGAAAACCACGACCGCGTCCGCAATCTGCGCGATCGCGCAGCCTGA
- a CDS encoding DUF1036 domain-containing protein, protein MMRRLLLPVVAMGLAQTAPARADFRLCNNTNVRVSVAIAYTDGKNWLSEGWWNLRPSVCETLLRGPLAAQFYYVYAMDERGGEWKGKAFMCTRDREFRIDGREDCFARGYERTGFFEIDTGRDAKSWTVQLTDPNAAPSAQ, encoded by the coding sequence ATGATGAGACGCCTGCTGCTCCCCGTTGTTGCGATGGGTCTGGCCCAGACGGCGCCGGCGCGCGCCGATTTTCGCCTCTGCAACAACACGAATGTACGGGTGAGCGTCGCAATCGCCTATACGGACGGAAAAAACTGGCTTTCCGAGGGGTGGTGGAATCTCCGGCCCTCCGTCTGCGAGACCCTGCTGCGCGGGCCGCTCGCCGCGCAATTTTACTATGTCTATGCGATGGATGAGCGTGGCGGCGAATGGAAGGGCAAAGCTTTCATGTGCACCCGTGACCGCGAATTCCGAATCGACGGACGTGAGGATTGTTTTGCGCGGGGTTACGAGCGGACGGGTTTCTTCGAGATCGACACGGGACGAGACGCCAAGAGCTGGACGGTGCAACTTACCGATCCAAACGCCGCGCCGTCCGCCCAATGA
- the pyk gene encoding pyruvate kinase produces the protein MRRLRRTKIIATLGPATVDKAVIAGLVRAGADVFRINMSHTDHAALANYVRVIREIEAEMSQAIGILVDLQGPKLRIGAFEEGSVHLRKGDVFILDSDPTPGDVTRVRLPHPEILAALKVGDTVLIDDGRVRMHVVEAAPDRAHAVVDVAGRLSNRKGVSLPDTEIPITSMTTKDRADLDAALEQGIDWVAISFVQRAEDVVEVKRITKGRALVMAKIEKPQAIHRLDEVIEVSDALMVARGDLGVEVPLERVPGLQKRINRSARRLGKPVVIATQMLESMILSPLPTRAEVSDVATAVFEGADAVMLSAESAAGQYPQDAVATMSRIAEEVETDAVFRSIINAQRGELANPTYADAIAVAARDVAQTLHSKAICAWTSSGTTALRIARERPQSPILALTPKRDTARRLALVWGVHALETRDATDIEDMVKRACEYSKSEGFGEDGDRVIIVAGMPFGSPGATNMIRIAHISDEDGMGGDAP, from the coding sequence ATGAGAAGGCTCAGGCGGACCAAGATCATCGCGACGCTCGGACCGGCGACGGTCGACAAGGCGGTCATCGCCGGTCTCGTGCGCGCGGGCGCCGACGTATTCCGCATCAATATGAGCCACACCGACCATGCGGCTCTCGCCAATTACGTCCGCGTCATTCGCGAGATCGAGGCTGAGATGTCGCAGGCGATCGGCATTCTGGTCGATCTCCAGGGCCCCAAGCTGCGCATCGGCGCCTTCGAGGAGGGCTCCGTCCATCTGCGCAAGGGCGACGTCTTCATCCTCGATTCCGACCCCACGCCCGGCGACGTCACGCGCGTGCGTCTGCCGCATCCCGAAATCCTCGCGGCGCTCAAAGTGGGCGACACCGTGCTGATCGACGATGGCCGCGTGCGGATGCATGTGGTCGAAGCCGCGCCCGACCGCGCCCACGCGGTTGTCGACGTCGCCGGCCGGCTCTCCAACCGCAAGGGCGTGAGCCTGCCGGATACGGAAATCCCGATCACCTCGATGACCACGAAGGACCGCGCCGATCTCGACGCTGCGCTGGAGCAGGGCATCGATTGGGTCGCCATCTCCTTCGTCCAGCGGGCCGAGGACGTGGTCGAAGTGAAGCGGATCACTAAGGGACGCGCCCTGGTGATGGCCAAGATCGAAAAGCCTCAGGCCATTCACCGTCTCGACGAGGTGATCGAGGTCTCCGACGCGCTGATGGTGGCGCGCGGCGATCTTGGCGTCGAGGTGCCGCTCGAGCGCGTGCCCGGCCTGCAAAAGCGCATCAACCGTTCGGCGCGCCGTCTCGGTAAGCCTGTCGTCATCGCGACTCAGATGCTGGAGTCGATGATCCTTTCGCCGCTGCCGACGCGCGCCGAGGTCTCGGACGTAGCGACGGCGGTTTTCGAGGGCGCCGACGCCGTGATGCTTTCCGCGGAGAGCGCAGCCGGCCAATATCCGCAGGACGCCGTGGCGACCATGAGCCGCATCGCGGAGGAGGTCGAGACGGATGCGGTGTTCCGCTCGATCATCAACGCCCAGCGCGGCGAGCTGGCCAATCCGACCTACGCCGACGCCATCGCGGTGGCGGCGCGCGACGTCGCGCAGACGCTGCACTCCAAGGCGATATGCGCCTGGACGTCATCGGGCACGACAGCCCTGCGCATCGCCCGCGAACGCCCGCAGTCGCCGATCCTGGCCTTGACGCCAAAGCGCGACACCGCGCGGCGGCTGGCGCTGGTCTGGGGCGTCCACGCGCTTGAGACGCGCGACGCCACGGATATCGAGGATATGGTGAAGCGCGCTTGCGAATATTCCAAGAGCGAGGGGTTCGGCGAGGACGGCGACCGCGTCATCATCGTCGCCGGCATGCCCTTCGGCTCGCCCGGCGCGACGAATATGATCCGCATCGCGCATATCAGCGACGAGGACGGGATGGGCGGCGACGCGCCCTGA
- a CDS encoding GNAT family N-acetyltransferase, with the protein MTACPGSDAAACAAPAPHLRHRRDADLPEMLDLWVDSWRAAYPEIDFDARRDWLTRQIAALEAKGAATLCIFADSGERLAGFVIIDPETGWLDQICVGPAYKGDGYAEALMTAARALSPGVVRLDVNSDNMRAIRFYQRRGFTEVGRGANTLSGRATVMMEWRAAK; encoded by the coding sequence GTGACCGCCTGCCCCGGTTCGGACGCCGCCGCCTGCGCGGCGCCGGCGCCGCACTTGCGCCACCGCAGGGATGCAGACTTGCCGGAGATGCTCGATCTTTGGGTGGACTCCTGGCGCGCGGCCTATCCGGAGATCGATTTCGACGCCCGGCGCGACTGGCTGACGCGGCAGATCGCGGCGCTCGAGGCCAAAGGCGCGGCCACTCTCTGCATTTTCGCCGACAGCGGTGAGCGGCTCGCGGGATTCGTGATCATCGATCCCGAAACCGGCTGGCTCGACCAGATATGCGTTGGTCCCGCTTATAAAGGCGACGGCTATGCAGAGGCGCTGATGACGGCCGCCCGCGCGCTATCCCCCGGCGTCGTGCGCCTGGACGTGAATTCGGACAACATGCGCGCCATCCGCTTCTACCAGCGCCGCGGCTTCACCGAGGTTGGCAGGGGCGCCAACACGCTTTCAGGACGAGCGACTGTGATGATGGAGTGGCGGGCCGCGAAGTAG
- a CDS encoding inositol monophosphatase family protein — protein MIRSALMNVMTAAAIKAGRGLKRDFGEVENLQVSVKGPGDFVSAADKRAEKTLFEELSKARPGYGFIMEEGGTVEGSDKSHTWHIDPLDGTSNFLHGVPVFAVSVALERDGQLVAGLVYNPATDEMFVAEKGQGAYFNNRRMRVAARRSLAESMVACGIPPLARARDHESFKKELSAGMAKIGNIRRMGAAAMDLANVACGRFDGYWERGINSWDVAAGIVLVREAGGYVSDLSGGSDMLTKGEICVGNEAIHRQLLDVMRKA, from the coding sequence ATGATTCGCTCCGCCTTGATGAATGTAATGACAGCCGCGGCCATCAAGGCCGGGCGCGGGCTCAAGCGAGATTTCGGCGAAGTCGAAAATCTCCAGGTGTCTGTGAAGGGACCGGGGGACTTCGTTTCCGCCGCCGACAAGCGCGCGGAAAAGACCCTTTTCGAAGAGCTATCCAAGGCCCGCCCCGGCTATGGCTTCATCATGGAGGAAGGCGGGACGGTCGAAGGCTCGGACAAGAGCCACACCTGGCATATCGATCCGCTCGACGGCACGTCGAACTTCCTGCACGGCGTCCCCGTCTTCGCCGTCTCGGTGGCGCTCGAGCGCGACGGGCAGCTGGTGGCAGGCCTGGTCTATAATCCCGCGACGGACGAGATGTTTGTCGCGGAGAAGGGCCAGGGCGCCTATTTCAATAATCGGCGCATGCGCGTCGCCGCCCGGCGATCTCTGGCAGAGTCCATGGTCGCCTGCGGAATCCCGCCCCTCGCCCGCGCCCGGGACCATGAGTCCTTCAAAAAGGAGCTTTCGGCCGGCATGGCCAAGATCGGCAACATTCGCCGCATGGGCGCCGCCGCCATGGACCTCGCCAATGTCGCCTGTGGCCGATTCGACGGCTATTGGGAGCGCGGCATCAATTCATGGGATGTCGCGGCGGGCATTGTGCTCGTGCGCGAGGCCGGCGGCTACGTGAGTGACCTCTCCGGCGGCTCCGACATGCTAACCAAGGGCGAAATCTGCGTCGGCAACGAGGCCATCCACCGCCAGCTCCTCGACGTGATGAGGAAGGCGTGA
- a CDS encoding DUF1465 family protein encodes MGRLSDNRGEQNQPVSFVEKLAGSEAFGMMFKEGMGLVEEAAAYLDGAGRDEAKELPRAEALAYAAESMRLTTRLMQIASWLLLQRAVNQGELTRSQAASDRHRVKLHQQELASAPDVFQRLPQRLRDLALHSLRLQARIIHLDQLIYAGPEAARPLVAPTPSPVQEQLAKLRDAFAR; translated from the coding sequence ATGGGGCGTTTGAGTGACAACCGGGGCGAGCAAAATCAGCCCGTTTCCTTCGTCGAGAAGCTCGCGGGTTCCGAAGCTTTCGGCATGATGTTCAAAGAGGGCATGGGGCTCGTAGAAGAGGCGGCTGCCTATCTCGACGGCGCCGGCCGCGACGAGGCGAAGGAGCTGCCCCGCGCCGAAGCGCTGGCCTATGCCGCTGAAAGCATGCGGCTTACGACCCGCTTGATGCAGATCGCCTCCTGGCTGCTGCTGCAGCGCGCGGTCAATCAGGGCGAGCTTACTCGCAGCCAGGCGGCAAGCGATCGCCACCGCGTCAAGCTGCACCAGCAGGAGCTGGCTTCCGCGCCGGACGTCTTCCAGCGTCTCCCGCAGCGTCTACGAGATCTGGCGTTGCATTCCCTGCGCCTGCAGGCGCGGATCATCCATCTCGACCAGCTGATTTACGCCGGCCCTGAGGCTGCGCGCCCCCTTGTTGCGCCGACGCCGAGCCCGGTCCAGGAGCAACTGGCCAAGCTGCGCGACGCCTTCGCGCGATAA
- the rpmE gene encoding 50S ribosomal protein L31, translating to MKNEIHPDYHTIKVVLTDGSEYLTRSTWGKEGDTMNLDIDPKTHPAWTGGSAQLLDRGGRLSRFNSRFGGLSFGKK from the coding sequence ATGAAAAACGAAATCCACCCCGACTATCACACCATTAAGGTCGTGCTGACCGACGGCAGCGAATATCTGACGCGCTCGACCTGGGGGAAGGAAGGGGACACGATGAATCTCGACATCGATCCCAAGACCCATCCGGCCTGGACCGGCGGCTCGGCCCAGCTTCTCGACCGCGGCGGCCGTCTCTCCCGCTTCAACTCGCGCTTCGGCGGCCTGAGCTTCGGCAAAAAGTAA
- the cpdR gene encoding cell cycle two-component system response regulator CpdR — protein sequence MNESPTAKILLAEDDNDMRRFLVKALQQAGFSVTSFDNGLSAYDQLRVEPFELLLTDIVMPEMDGIELARRATELDPDIKVMFITGFAAVALNPDNQAPRQAKILSKPFHLRDLVSEVQRMLAA from the coding sequence ATGAACGAGAGCCCGACGGCGAAGATTCTGCTTGCCGAAGACGACAACGACATGCGTCGTTTCCTGGTGAAGGCGCTACAGCAGGCGGGTTTTTCGGTGACCTCCTTCGATAATGGGCTTTCCGCCTATGACCAGCTCCGCGTCGAGCCATTCGAGCTGCTGCTGACCGACATCGTCATGCCCGAGATGGACGGAATCGAGCTCGCCCGCCGCGCAACCGAGCTCGATCCGGATATAAAGGTCATGTTCATCACCGGCTTTGCCGCCGTCGCGCTGAACCCCGACAATCAAGCCCCCCGGCAGGCGAAGATTCTCTCCAAGCCCTTCCATCTGCGCGACCTCGTTAGCGAGGTTCAGCGCATGCTCGCGGCCTGA
- a CDS encoding N-formylglutamate amidohydrolase codes for MDGRKLGQGEGGASEASPLEPELSPPFEVIKPDELLSPLVFSSPHSGRIYPARFLAAARLDALSLRRSEDAYVDELFGSARSVGAPMLRALFPRAYLDLNREPYELDPKLFEGPLPQFANTRSLRVAAGLGTVPRVAADAREIYAGRIALDEGLQRIEALYKPYHAELRALVERAARRFGVAVVVDCHSMPSSGARGASPLAGAEKKRVDFVIGDRYGASVAPSLVDGVEARLRARGYNVHRNRPYAGGFITEHFGRPRAGWHALQIEVSRGLYMDESTLEKNDRFATVAADLAEVVAGLAQDVELDESLGGPRRMAAE; via the coding sequence ATGGATGGCCGAAAATTAGGACAAGGGGAAGGGGGGGCGAGCGAAGCATCGCCTCTCGAACCCGAGCTGTCGCCGCCTTTCGAGGTGATCAAGCCCGATGAACTCCTGTCGCCGCTTGTTTTTTCGTCCCCTCACTCCGGGCGGATCTATCCCGCACGCTTCCTTGCCGCCGCAAGGCTCGACGCCCTCTCCCTGCGCCGCTCCGAAGACGCTTATGTCGATGAGTTATTCGGCTCGGCGCGGTCGGTCGGCGCCCCGATGCTGCGCGCGCTGTTCCCGCGCGCCTATCTCGATCTCAACCGCGAGCCCTACGAGCTCGACCCCAAGCTGTTCGAGGGGCCATTGCCGCAATTCGCCAACACGCGCTCGCTCAGGGTCGCGGCCGGGCTCGGCACTGTTCCACGGGTGGCGGCCGACGCTCGGGAAATTTACGCTGGCCGCATAGCGCTCGACGAAGGCCTGCAGCGGATCGAGGCGCTCTATAAACCCTATCACGCAGAGCTGCGCGCGCTGGTGGAGCGCGCCGCCCGCCGCTTCGGCGTCGCTGTCGTCGTTGATTGCCACTCCATGCCATCGTCCGGCGCGCGAGGCGCCTCGCCGCTGGCTGGCGCGGAAAAGAAACGCGTCGATTTTGTCATCGGCGATCGTTATGGCGCGAGCGTTGCGCCCAGCCTCGTCGACGGCGTCGAGGCGCGGCTTCGCGCGAGAGGCTACAACGTTCATCGAAACCGACCTTACGCCGGCGGCTTCATCACGGAGCATTTCGGCCGCCCGCGCGCGGGCTGGCACGCGTTGCAGATCGAAGTCTCGCGCGGGCTATACATGGACGAGTCGACCCTGGAAAAAAACGACCGCTTTGCGACTGTCGCCGCCGATCTCGCCGAGGTGGTCGCCGGGCTCGCTCAGGATGTCGAACTGGACGAATCTCTCGGCGGCCCGCGTCGGATGGCCGCTGAATAA
- the hisN gene encoding histidinol-phosphatase — protein sequence MTVVDFEKFVEELADVSGEAVMPFFRTAIAADDKAHGGAFDPVTEADRAAEIAMRRLIERTFPSHGIIGEEFGSKNQDAEYVWVLDPIDGTKSFISGFPTWGTLIGLSHRGRPCYGLMHQPFTRERFHGDGEAAFWRGPSRHGKTVEERRKLVVRPCPTLAQATLMTTSPLLIEPALRDKFHRVESQVRLSRYGGDCYAYCALAAGHVDLVIEAGLNSYDIVALIPIVEGAGGVVTTWDGGDPARGGAIVAAGDKALHEAAVRLLAK from the coding sequence ATGACCGTCGTCGATTTCGAAAAATTTGTGGAAGAGCTCGCCGATGTTTCGGGCGAAGCTGTCATGCCTTTTTTCCGCACCGCAATCGCCGCGGACGATAAGGCGCATGGCGGGGCTTTCGATCCGGTGACGGAGGCGGATCGCGCGGCCGAGATCGCGATGCGGCGGCTGATCGAGCGGACCTTTCCAAGCCACGGTATCATCGGCGAAGAGTTCGGCTCCAAGAATCAAGACGCCGAATATGTCTGGGTGCTCGATCCGATCGACGGAACGAAGAGCTTTATCTCCGGCTTTCCAACCTGGGGCACGCTCATCGGCCTCTCCCATCGTGGGCGCCCCTGCTATGGCCTGATGCATCAGCCTTTCACGCGCGAGCGTTTCCATGGCGACGGCGAGGCCGCCTTCTGGCGCGGCCCGTCGCGTCACGGCAAGACGGTGGAAGAGCGGCGCAAGCTGGTTGTGCGCCCGTGCCCGACGCTCGCCCAGGCGACGCTGATGACAACCTCGCCTCTGCTCATCGAGCCGGCGCTGCGCGACAAATTCCACCGCGTCGAATCGCAGGTGCGTCTCTCGCGCTATGGCGGCGACTGCTACGCCTATTGCGCGCTCGCCGCCGGCCATGTCGATCTCGTGATCGAAGCGGGCCTCAATTCTTATGACATTGTCGCGCTTATCCCGATCGTCGAAGGGGCGGGGGGCGTCGTCACGACATGGGATGGCGGCGATCCGGCGCGAGGCGGGGCGATTGTCGCTGCGGGCGACAAGGCGCTGCACGAGGCGGCAGTGCGGTTGCTCGCGAAGTGA
- a CDS encoding hydrogen peroxide-inducible genes activator → MKNLPTLRQLKFFVAVVDRLHFGKAAEACFVGQSALSAAIQELEETLGVALLERTRRSVVPTTIGLEIATRARALLRDAEDIVDIAAGAQDPTSGPLRLGVIPTIGPFLIPEVMPRLRAAFPGLRVYLREEQTKPILAQLESGQLDVAVIALPYQVEDVETLEIAEDPFFMVCPRGHRLDGRASACASDLEQEELLLLEDGHCMRDHALAVCALAGARRNIAFQGTSLQTLAQMVAGGLGITLAPRLAIEAGLLRGLDVCVAPIEGDRPARRIALAWRRTSWRKETFRLLAASLAESRFFSRSVDLAAATSDKD, encoded by the coding sequence ATGAAGAACCTTCCGACGCTTCGCCAATTGAAATTCTTCGTCGCCGTGGTCGATCGCCTCCATTTCGGAAAAGCGGCCGAAGCCTGCTTCGTGGGACAATCAGCATTGAGCGCCGCCATCCAGGAGCTAGAGGAAACTTTGGGCGTAGCTCTCTTGGAGCGTACGCGGCGCTCCGTTGTCCCGACGACGATCGGGTTGGAAATCGCGACGCGGGCCCGTGCGCTGCTTCGGGACGCCGAAGATATCGTCGACATTGCCGCCGGTGCACAAGATCCCACGTCCGGGCCGCTCCGGCTCGGCGTAATTCCGACCATCGGGCCCTTTTTGATCCCGGAGGTGATGCCGAGGCTGCGCGCCGCCTTCCCCGGGCTTCGCGTGTATCTGCGCGAAGAGCAGACCAAGCCAATCCTAGCCCAACTGGAATCGGGGCAGCTCGACGTGGCTGTGATCGCATTGCCTTACCAGGTCGAGGACGTCGAGACGCTCGAGATCGCCGAGGATCCTTTCTTCATGGTCTGTCCGCGTGGGCATCGCCTCGATGGGCGCGCCTCTGCATGCGCCAGCGATCTGGAGCAGGAAGAGCTGCTGCTTCTGGAAGACGGCCATTGCATGCGCGACCATGCGCTGGCCGTATGTGCGCTCGCGGGCGCTCGTCGCAATATCGCCTTCCAAGGCACGAGCCTGCAGACGCTGGCGCAAATGGTCGCGGGCGGTCTTGGAATCACTCTCGCGCCACGGCTCGCGATCGAGGCCGGGCTTCTCAGGGGGCTCGATGTCTGCGTAGCGCCGATCGAAGGCGATCGGCCTGCTCGGCGCATTGCGCTCGCATGGCGCCGGACCTCTTGGCGCAAAGAGACCTTCCGCCTGCTTGCGGCGTCGCTCGCGGAAAGTCGTTTCTTCTCTCGAAGCGTCGATCTCGCCGCGGCAACTTCGGACAAAGACTGA